A part of Fundidesulfovibrio magnetotacticus genomic DNA contains:
- a CDS encoding type VI secretion system Vgr family protein yields the protein MTTEQARFAFTIQGLPEDAFLVVRFTGTEGLSKLYAFDIALLSAEGSVDMDAALAGDACLTVRGADGEQVSWRGVLRDFQQLQRVDGRVFYRAVLVPRAYALCQNLQSRIFLDSQTPQIIQEVLAGVGLSSGHDYDMRTLVPYPVREYVCQYNETDFAFLSRQMERSGVYFYFDHSGAREKLLVADHLNTHASAPPGCSLVYREVSGMAPPDASGSCSRLSLECKRLPKEIQLRDHNYRIPDVVLESKAGIAPSGAGGLALHDGNIRSMMEAKYLASVRAQTYQCRRKLFTGESDSPSVQPGWTFTLRDHFESGWNMTYLPLEVKHEGSQEAWLASGLGIKGFARADAAGKLFYRNSFSAIPAATQYRPELKTPRPWIAGVLHARIDAEGAGEYAELDDQGRYKVVMPFDLSGRHAGHATTWLRMIQPYGGQGHGMHFPLHKGTEVALVHEEGDPDRPVIAGAVPNPAARSVVTSANQTQSRIATAGGNHLSMEDLEGSQCIVLQSPTASSFLRLGSKNPTDWSTWGTSDGVALKTGAGYEAEVQAYNLVVFGDYSQTTVGFQSYDCVGGNLTVNLGADITLTCAVATEFDKAKYELRPKVRKAEADKEAVLGKMTEFMDANTQIINDSIRVVQELGEVIDTQQHVVANLKQEIAQQSQTVANLDQTYMVQAQLVANLDQKIGDQIKTVGNLEQTIASKTLTAGELTHTAGNMTTIADAHTQTVSEDTHMNLSNTLLTGDMQVI from the coding sequence ATGACCACGGAACAAGCCAGGTTCGCCTTCACCATCCAGGGACTCCCCGAAGACGCCTTCCTGGTGGTGCGTTTCACGGGCACGGAGGGGCTCTCGAAGCTCTACGCCTTCGACATCGCCCTGCTCTCCGCCGAAGGCTCCGTGGACATGGACGCGGCTCTGGCAGGCGACGCCTGCCTCACCGTGCGCGGTGCGGACGGCGAGCAGGTCTCCTGGCGGGGCGTGCTGCGAGACTTCCAGCAGCTCCAGCGCGTGGACGGCCGCGTGTTCTACCGCGCGGTCCTGGTGCCCCGGGCCTACGCGCTCTGCCAGAACCTGCAAAGCCGCATCTTCCTGGACAGCCAGACCCCCCAGATCATCCAGGAGGTCCTCGCGGGCGTGGGGCTCTCCAGCGGGCACGACTACGACATGCGCACCCTGGTGCCCTACCCCGTGCGCGAATACGTCTGCCAGTACAACGAGACGGACTTCGCCTTCCTCTCGCGCCAGATGGAGCGTAGCGGCGTCTACTTCTACTTCGACCACAGCGGCGCGCGCGAAAAGCTCCTGGTGGCCGACCACCTGAACACCCACGCCAGCGCCCCTCCGGGCTGCTCCCTGGTCTACCGCGAGGTCTCCGGCATGGCCCCGCCAGACGCGAGCGGCAGCTGCTCCAGGCTCTCCCTGGAGTGCAAGCGCCTGCCCAAGGAGATCCAGCTGCGCGACCACAACTACCGCATCCCGGACGTGGTGCTGGAATCCAAGGCGGGCATCGCCCCCTCGGGCGCGGGGGGGCTCGCCCTGCACGACGGCAACATCCGCTCCATGATGGAGGCCAAGTACCTGGCCTCCGTGCGCGCCCAGACCTACCAGTGCCGCCGGAAGCTCTTCACCGGCGAGTCGGACTCGCCCAGCGTCCAGCCCGGGTGGACCTTCACCCTGCGCGACCACTTCGAGTCCGGCTGGAACATGACCTACCTGCCCCTGGAGGTGAAGCACGAAGGCTCCCAGGAGGCCTGGCTTGCCTCGGGCCTGGGCATCAAGGGCTTCGCCCGGGCCGATGCGGCGGGCAAGCTCTTCTACCGCAACAGCTTCTCCGCCATCCCCGCCGCCACCCAGTACCGCCCCGAACTCAAGACCCCCAGGCCCTGGATCGCAGGAGTGCTCCACGCCCGCATCGACGCCGAGGGCGCGGGCGAATACGCCGAACTCGACGACCAGGGCCGCTACAAGGTCGTGATGCCCTTCGACCTCTCGGGACGCCATGCCGGACACGCCACCACCTGGCTGCGCATGATCCAGCCCTACGGCGGCCAGGGCCACGGCATGCACTTCCCCCTGCACAAGGGGACCGAGGTGGCCCTGGTGCACGAAGAGGGCGACCCGGACCGCCCCGTCATCGCCGGGGCCGTGCCCAACCCGGCGGCCCGCTCGGTGGTCACGTCGGCCAACCAGACGCAGTCGCGCATCGCCACGGCGGGCGGCAACCACCTCTCCATGGAAGACCTCGAGGGCTCCCAGTGCATCGTGCTGCAAAGCCCCACGGCCTCGAGCTTCCTGCGCCTGGGCTCGAAGAACCCCACCGACTGGAGCACCTGGGGCACCTCCGACGGCGTGGCCCTCAAGACCGGCGCGGGTTACGAGGCGGAGGTGCAGGCCTACAACCTGGTGGTCTTCGGCGACTACTCCCAGACCACCGTGGGCTTCCAGTCCTACGACTGCGTGGGGGGCAACCTCACCGTGAACCTGGGGGCCGACATCACCCTCACGTGCGCCGTGGCCACGGAATTCGACAAGGCCAAGTACGAGCTGCGCCCCAAGGTCCGCAAGGCCGAGGCAGACAAGGAAGCCGTGCTCGGCAAGATGACCGAGTTCATGGACGCCAACACACAGATCATCAACGATTCCATACGGGTGGTCCAGGAACTGGGCGAGGTGATCGACACCCAGCAGCACGTCGTGGCCAACCTCAAGCAGGAGATCGCCCAACAGAGCCAGACCGTGGCCAACCTCGACCAGACCTACATGGTGCAGGCCCAGCTGGTGGCCAACCTCGACCAGAAGATCGGCGATCAGATCAAGACCGTGGGCAACCTCGAACAGACCATCGCCTCCAAGACCCTGACGGCGGGTGAACTGACGCATACCGCCGGAAACATGACCACCATCGCCGACGCCCACACCCAGACCGTCTCCGAAGACACTCACATGAACCTGTCCAACACCCTGCTCACGGGGGACATGCAGGTGATCTGA
- a CDS encoding type VI secretion system Vgr family protein gives MPTPSQPQFTFQVSTLPADAFHVVRFTGQEGLSTLYSFEVTLQAARGPVDMARALEGDASLAVRVAPERQTAWKGVLREFHMLDRVEGRPFYRAVLVPRAHVLGMTRQSRIFLDKTTPQILRECLQSAGLAQGHDFDMVTTLPYNKREYVCQYEETDLAFVSRWMERNGLYYSFDHTGDREKLVVTDTRNAHKPLPDGHELDYREPSGLAPGQPGRTCRRLRLERRRLSRDIALRDYNYRTPAVAIEHQTVIAEAGQGALRLQGGNIRSAKEATYLAHLQAQIHQCREALFFGETDAPGLSPGWTFSLRDHPQQDLNQDYLALEVLHEGSQEAQLAPGAAREDGGDRPFYRNAFTAIPAATQYRSEQRTPRPWIAGMLHAFIDAEGSGETPEIDDQGRYKVILPFDRSGRSGGRASAWLRMIQPYAGSGHGLHLPLHKGTEVALLFEEGDPDRPVIAGAVPNPLTRSPVTSANQTQACLTSAGGNKFHMEDRQGSQYVHFSSPVAGTRMQLGAGGPDFTQDDQNELDTLWQNYQTSSSYLGAGGVTFTTQGVFSVKAQTTNVLTLGENTQLTVGGYSCSFIGGSFTLNAGVSVALNLAAHTEFAPFWYEMRGSKRQAQEKQDKVVASLVTMCGDKTNVGEVVNDVVTEKTEAYATQDALLDAKREFVTEVQQVRARVNTVASSEERLRNEFRSCIDRRVANLVSEEKLAAELKLMATTLEQTLLSKRVTAVSVSTTTESEDKVVGVSTMAAGTVDVV, from the coding sequence ATGCCCACGCCCTCCCAGCCCCAGTTCACCTTCCAGGTTTCCACCCTCCCGGCGGACGCCTTCCATGTGGTGCGCTTCACCGGCCAGGAGGGCTTGTCCACGCTCTATTCCTTCGAGGTGACGCTCCAGGCCGCCCGCGGGCCCGTGGACATGGCCCGCGCCCTGGAGGGCGACGCCAGCCTCGCCGTGCGCGTCGCCCCGGAAAGGCAGACCGCCTGGAAGGGCGTGCTGCGCGAATTCCACATGCTCGACCGCGTGGAGGGACGCCCCTTCTACCGCGCCGTGCTCGTGCCCCGCGCCCACGTCCTGGGCATGACCCGCCAGAGCCGCATCTTCCTGGACAAGACCACCCCCCAGATTCTCCGGGAATGCCTCCAGAGCGCGGGGCTCGCACAAGGGCACGACTTCGACATGGTCACCACCCTGCCCTACAACAAGCGCGAATACGTCTGCCAGTACGAGGAGACCGACCTCGCCTTCGTCTCCCGCTGGATGGAGCGCAACGGCCTCTACTACTCTTTCGACCACACCGGCGACCGCGAAAAACTCGTGGTCACCGACACGCGCAACGCCCACAAGCCCCTGCCAGACGGCCACGAGCTGGACTACCGCGAACCCTCGGGCCTGGCCCCCGGCCAGCCCGGCCGCACCTGCCGCCGCCTGCGCCTGGAGCGCCGCCGCCTGTCCAGGGACATCGCGCTGCGCGACTACAACTACCGCACCCCCGCCGTGGCCATCGAGCATCAGACGGTCATCGCCGAGGCCGGCCAGGGCGCGCTGCGCCTCCAGGGCGGCAACATCCGCTCCGCCAAGGAGGCCACCTACCTGGCCCACCTCCAGGCCCAGATCCACCAATGCCGCGAGGCCCTCTTCTTCGGCGAGACCGACGCCCCCGGCCTGAGCCCGGGCTGGACCTTCTCCCTGCGCGACCACCCCCAGCAGGACCTGAACCAGGACTACCTGGCCCTGGAGGTGCTCCACGAAGGCAGCCAGGAGGCCCAGCTCGCCCCCGGGGCCGCGCGCGAGGACGGCGGCGACAGGCCCTTCTACCGCAACGCCTTCACGGCCATCCCGGCCGCCACGCAGTACCGCAGCGAACAGCGCACCCCGCGCCCATGGATCGCTGGGATGCTCCACGCCTTCATCGACGCCGAGGGCTCGGGCGAAACCCCGGAGATCGACGACCAGGGCCGCTACAAGGTCATCCTGCCCTTCGACCGCTCCGGGCGCTCCGGCGGCAGGGCCTCGGCCTGGCTGCGCATGATCCAGCCCTATGCCGGGTCCGGCCACGGCCTGCACCTGCCCCTGCACAAGGGCACGGAAGTGGCCCTGCTCTTCGAGGAAGGAGACCCCGACCGCCCCGTCATCGCCGGGGCCGTGCCCAACCCGCTCACGCGCTCGCCTGTCACCAGCGCCAACCAGACCCAGGCCTGCCTCACCTCGGCCGGGGGCAACAAGTTCCACATGGAGGACCGCCAGGGCTCCCAGTACGTGCACTTCTCCAGCCCCGTGGCCGGGACGCGCATGCAGCTGGGCGCGGGCGGCCCGGACTTCACCCAGGACGACCAGAACGAACTGGACACCCTCTGGCAGAACTACCAGACCTCCTCCAGCTATCTGGGCGCGGGCGGCGTCACCTTCACCACCCAGGGCGTGTTCTCCGTGAAGGCCCAGACCACCAACGTCCTCACCCTGGGCGAGAACACCCAGCTCACCGTGGGCGGCTACTCCTGCAGCTTCATCGGCGGCAGCTTCACCCTCAACGCGGGCGTGAGCGTGGCCCTCAACCTGGCCGCGCACACGGAGTTCGCCCCCTTCTGGTACGAGATGCGCGGGAGCAAGCGCCAGGCCCAGGAGAAGCAGGACAAGGTGGTGGCCAGCCTCGTGACCATGTGCGGCGACAAGACCAACGTGGGCGAGGTGGTGAACGACGTGGTCACGGAAAAGACCGAGGCCTATGCGACGCAGGACGCGCTCCTGGACGCCAAGCGCGAGTTCGTCACCGAGGTGCAGCAGGTGCGCGCCCGGGTGAACACCGTGGCCTCGAGCGAAGAACGCCTGCGCAACGAATTCCGCAGCTGCATCGACCGCAGGGTCGCCAACCTCGTCTCCGAGGAAAAACTCGCCGCCGAACTCAAACTGATGGCCACAACCCTGGAACAGACGCTCCTCTCGAAGAGGGTCACTGCCGTGTCGGTCTCCACCACGACCGAGTCCGAGGACAAGGTGGTCGGCGTATCCACCATGGCCGCAGGCACGGTGGACGTGGTATAG
- a CDS encoding type VI secretion system Vgr family protein codes for MQYTQAPFSFSVSTLPKDTFHVVRFAGEEGLSTLYRFEITLISQNLSVDFDKALEGAAALRIAAQGDLPERVWHGVLTDFRQKHRTGGHAFYTAVLAPRAERLNRSRGSRIFLNQDIPATLTECLAASGLIKGQDFEVVTSRSYPKREYVCQYNETPYHFLSRWAERNGLYWFFDQSQGCDRLVLTETLTTHPPLPGSEQLTHTEPSGLEAPLTGSAVHGLRAHKRRLPREVLLTDYNYRTPNLEIAAKALVSRSGEGVAHVHGGNIRTLSEAKLLAHARAQEIACRGLVFSGESNAAHLAPGYLFTLSNHYRDDFNQRFLATLVRHEGSQEGWLTSGVATRGLGDELFYRNAFTAIPATVQYRSECRAEWPVIAGSMSAFIDAEGGGEQPVLDSQGRYKVVLPFDLSGRKGGKASAWIRMAQPYAGENSGMHFPLRKGTEVLLGFVNGNPDMPVITAAVPNPATPSPVRDENQTMNAITTASGNHFHMEDKAGKERILMHCRKEGSFLRIGQPNDPPTDIDTSDGTFSVKNVNYASNGKISTVSGAWTAPAPAPASDTNASWGDQGGVTWVTPGAYNVKAATANSLILGENTQWNVGGYACNTLGLCVTMNAISSLTFNLGFHADFAPYWKEIYFTKSRAAAKEDAIIADLNSIIGKSTKILDIDSNIASAKLSISDTEKHIGELRSSITVTSDKVNKAETSITATRNMVIQTGQYMIDELTNVSNTCDQLAVSIRSVSTNVEDVANDVRHIHNSRFTAAVTSVRTHENTTIVSGNLTIV; via the coding sequence ATGCAGTACACCCAAGCCCCCTTCAGCTTCAGCGTCTCCACCCTGCCGAAGGACACCTTCCATGTTGTCCGCTTCGCGGGCGAGGAGGGACTTTCGACCCTCTACCGCTTCGAGATCACCCTGATCTCCCAGAACCTCTCGGTGGACTTCGACAAGGCGCTGGAGGGAGCGGCCGCCCTGCGCATCGCCGCCCAGGGCGACCTGCCGGAGCGGGTCTGGCACGGCGTGCTCACGGATTTCCGGCAGAAGCACCGCACGGGCGGCCACGCCTTCTACACGGCGGTGCTCGCGCCCCGGGCCGAACGGCTCAACCGCTCGCGCGGCAGCCGCATCTTCCTGAACCAGGACATCCCTGCCACCCTGACCGAGTGCCTTGCCGCATCGGGGCTGATCAAGGGGCAGGATTTCGAGGTGGTCACCTCGCGCTCCTATCCGAAGCGGGAATACGTCTGCCAGTACAACGAGACGCCCTATCACTTCCTCTCGCGCTGGGCCGAGCGCAACGGGCTCTACTGGTTCTTCGACCAATCCCAGGGGTGCGACCGCCTGGTGCTCACCGAAACGCTCACCACCCATCCGCCCCTGCCCGGATCGGAGCAGCTGACGCACACGGAGCCCAGCGGCCTGGAAGCCCCGCTCACGGGTTCGGCCGTGCACGGCCTGCGCGCCCACAAGCGCCGCCTGCCCCGCGAGGTGCTGCTCACCGACTACAACTACCGCACCCCCAACCTGGAGATCGCGGCCAAGGCCCTGGTGAGCCGCTCCGGCGAAGGCGTGGCCCACGTGCACGGGGGCAACATCCGCACCCTTTCGGAAGCCAAGCTCCTGGCCCACGCGCGCGCCCAGGAGATCGCCTGCCGGGGGCTGGTGTTTTCCGGGGAGTCCAACGCCGCGCACCTCGCGCCGGGGTATCTCTTCACGCTCTCCAACCACTACCGCGACGACTTCAACCAGCGCTTCCTGGCCACCCTGGTGCGCCACGAGGGCAGCCAGGAGGGCTGGCTCACCTCGGGCGTGGCCACGCGGGGCCTGGGCGACGAGCTTTTCTACCGCAACGCCTTCACGGCCATCCCGGCCACTGTGCAGTACCGCAGCGAGTGCCGCGCGGAATGGCCCGTGATCGCCGGGAGCATGAGCGCGTTCATCGACGCCGAGGGCGGCGGCGAACAGCCCGTGCTGGACTCCCAGGGCCGCTACAAGGTGGTGCTGCCCTTCGACCTCTCTGGGCGCAAGGGCGGCAAGGCCTCGGCGTGGATCCGCATGGCGCAGCCCTATGCGGGGGAGAACAGCGGCATGCACTTCCCGCTGCGCAAGGGCACGGAGGTGCTGCTGGGGTTCGTGAACGGCAACCCGGACATGCCGGTGATCACCGCCGCCGTGCCCAACCCGGCCACGCCCTCCCCCGTGCGCGACGAAAACCAGACCATGAACGCCATCACCACGGCCTCGGGCAACCATTTCCACATGGAAGACAAGGCGGGCAAGGAGCGCATCCTGATGCACTGCCGCAAGGAAGGAAGCTTCCTGCGCATCGGCCAGCCCAACGACCCGCCCACGGACATCGACACCTCGGACGGCACCTTCTCGGTGAAGAACGTCAACTACGCCTCCAACGGGAAGATATCGACCGTGAGTGGGGCGTGGACCGCCCCGGCCCCGGCTCCCGCCTCGGACACCAACGCCAGCTGGGGGGACCAAGGCGGCGTCACCTGGGTCACGCCCGGGGCGTACAACGTGAAGGCGGCCACGGCGAACTCATTGATCCTCGGCGAAAACACGCAGTGGAACGTTGGCGGGTATGCTTGCAATACGCTGGGGCTTTGCGTGACGATGAACGCAATCTCGAGTCTCACCTTTAACCTTGGATTTCATGCAGATTTTGCACCATACTGGAAGGAGATATATTTCACCAAATCAAGGGCAGCCGCAAAGGAAGACGCGATAATTGCAGACCTGAACAGCATCATAGGCAAGTCAACAAAAATACTTGATATAGACAGTAATATCGCATCAGCAAAACTGTCAATATCTGACACAGAGAAACACATTGGCGAACTGCGATCATCGATCACAGTGACATCGGACAAAGTCAACAAAGCTGAAACTTCGATTACTGCAACTCGAAATATGGTCATCCAGACCGGACAATACATGATCGATGAATTAACGAATGTATCGAATACATGCGACCAACTCGCAGTCAGCATACGGTCCGTATCCACTAACGTTGAAGACGTTGCAAACGACGTTCGACATATACACAATTCCAGATTCACAGCGGCCGTAACCTCTGTAAGAACACATGAAAATACAACAATTGTATCCGGAAATCTGACAATAGTATGA
- a CDS encoding DUF3540 domain-containing protein translates to MSSASASPVQAPSPNLEYARVVEVGPGGITVRTGFGTIRAERAVSCLVEPRAEDLVLACVDISGRAFVLSVLESRGPVELCVEGDARLGARGGSLTLAADADIRLACPGELAAASGQLTVHAAEGRAAVERMSFLGRTFKSQVKRIRSVARSVELVFKSFTSQGLESQRFVKGHDEVQAGSRRVLVEDLNALHAKNHSVIAEEQVVMNAEQIHMG, encoded by the coding sequence ATGTCCAGCGCCAGCGCGTCCCCGGTCCAGGCCCCCTCCCCCAACCTCGAATACGCCCGCGTGGTGGAGGTCGGCCCCGGTGGGATCACCGTGCGCACCGGCTTCGGCACGATCCGCGCCGAACGCGCCGTGAGCTGCCTGGTGGAGCCCCGCGCCGAGGACCTGGTGCTGGCCTGCGTGGACATCTCCGGCCGGGCCTTCGTGCTCTCGGTGCTCGAAAGCCGGGGGCCGGTGGAGCTCTGCGTCGAGGGCGACGCCCGCCTGGGCGCGCGCGGGGGCAGCCTGACCCTGGCCGCCGACGCAGACATCCGCCTGGCCTGCCCGGGCGAACTTGCCGCCGCCTCGGGGCAGCTCACCGTGCACGCCGCCGAGGGCCGGGCCGCCGTCGAGCGCATGAGCTTCCTGGGGCGCACGTTCAAATCCCAGGTGAAGCGCATCCGCAGCGTGGCGCGCTCAGTGGAGCTGGTGTTCAAGAGCTTCACCAGCCAGGGCCTGGAATCCCAGCGCTTCGTCAAGGGGCACGACGAGGTGCAGGCCGGATCGCGCCGCGTGCTCGTGGAAGACCTGAACGCCCTGCACGCCAAGAACCACTCGGTGATCGCGGAAGAACAGGTGGTGATGAACGCCGAACAGATCCACATGGGCTGA
- a CDS encoding AMIN domain-containing protein — protein sequence MLDIKASGYSRTFYLAAVLTWVAAAGLLFITAVWGGLYGMMDAVMSSREARMVAQTHPEPAAQPGGALHLEPNPFDQPPAPSAPSGFTASAPESAIQALELRLEKLFHIDAAPPAPSAPPLQAAPAREPAPQVIQEVARPEPRKEQPAQPPLIQGETGVIKSVKFEPGDGRFAFTAQTTAPTDKVTYLYLENPRRLAVNLAGAWRYTASRTAEFAQGPIARAAVGEHPDYVRITLHFRDVNAPKPADPVVTKLKDGFSVSLTTK from the coding sequence ATGCTCGATATCAAGGCTTCCGGGTATTCCCGCACGTTCTACCTTGCCGCCGTGCTGACCTGGGTGGCCGCCGCGGGGCTTTTGTTCATCACCGCCGTCTGGGGCGGTTTGTACGGCATGATGGACGCCGTGATGAGCTCCCGCGAAGCGCGCATGGTGGCCCAGACGCATCCCGAACCCGCCGCGCAGCCAGGCGGCGCGTTGCACCTGGAGCCCAACCCCTTCGACCAGCCCCCCGCGCCCTCGGCCCCTTCGGGCTTCACGGCCTCGGCGCCGGAATCGGCCATCCAGGCCCTGGAGTTGCGCCTGGAGAAACTCTTCCACATAGACGCCGCGCCCCCGGCCCCCAGTGCCCCGCCCCTCCAGGCCGCCCCGGCCCGGGAGCCGGCCCCCCAGGTGATCCAGGAAGTGGCCCGCCCCGAACCCCGCAAGGAGCAGCCCGCCCAGCCGCCCCTCATCCAGGGCGAGACCGGCGTGATCAAGTCCGTGAAGTTCGAACCCGGCGACGGCCGCTTCGCCTTCACCGCCCAGACCACCGCCCCCACCGACAAGGTGACCTACCTCTACCTTGAGAACCCACGCCGCCTGGCCGTGAACCTCGCCGGGGCCTGGCGCTACACCGCCTCGCGCACCGCCGAGTTCGCCCAGGGGCCCATCGCCCGCGCCGCCGTTGGCGAACATCCCGACTACGTGCGCATCACCCTTCATTTTCGCGACGTGAACGCGCCGAAACCCGCCGACCCCGTGGTGACCAAGCTCAAGGACGGCTTCTCGGTGAGCCTGACCACCAAATAG
- a CDS encoding SEL1-like repeat protein has protein sequence MPLPVPMHWLLVGLCLLATPGGLLAQDAETVYNRSDAASAFKELKPRAEAGDASAQYHLGLLYEFGQHVAKNPSEAARWYRLAGKQGQARALYHLGMLLEANPRLAAAPGEGTDALKRAAEMGEMPAQYAYAELLASGKAPGGAAQAEHWWRKAAEQGDFKAQYRLGMLFHLGRGVPANAPEAAKWLALAAEAGFAPAQFQYAVILEQGLGVHPNPQEAARWLQKAAGQGDADAQFNLAVKYDKGQGVHKDPAQAALWMERAAAQGDVQAQMALSQWYEQGQGVAKDMTQAVRWLTEAAQKGDARAQWLLGRRYAAGLGVKQNQVEASKWMTRAADRGDAKAQNDLGVRCFEGQGVKKNPAAGYAWLLLAAAQGDAEARANLAYAETLVSPRQKAQAEKAAKAWKVKR, from the coding sequence ATGCCTCTTCCCGTTCCGATGCATTGGCTCCTCGTGGGCCTGTGCCTGCTCGCCACGCCGGGCGGGCTCCTGGCCCAGGACGCCGAGACCGTCTACAACCGCTCCGACGCCGCGTCCGCCTTCAAGGAACTCAAGCCTCGCGCCGAGGCCGGCGACGCCTCCGCCCAGTACCATCTGGGCCTGCTCTACGAATTCGGCCAGCACGTGGCCAAGAACCCGTCCGAGGCCGCCCGCTGGTACCGCCTGGCGGGCAAGCAGGGCCAGGCCCGCGCCCTCTACCACCTGGGCATGCTCCTGGAGGCCAACCCCCGCCTGGCGGCCGCGCCCGGAGAGGGGACGGACGCCCTCAAGCGCGCCGCGGAGATGGGCGAGATGCCCGCCCAGTACGCCTACGCCGAGCTTCTGGCCTCGGGCAAGGCCCCGGGCGGCGCGGCCCAGGCCGAACACTGGTGGCGCAAGGCCGCCGAACAGGGCGACTTCAAGGCCCAGTACCGCCTGGGCATGCTGTTCCACCTGGGCCGGGGCGTCCCGGCCAACGCGCCCGAGGCCGCCAAGTGGCTGGCCCTGGCCGCCGAGGCGGGCTTCGCTCCGGCGCAGTTCCAGTACGCCGTCATCCTGGAGCAGGGCCTGGGCGTGCACCCCAACCCGCAGGAGGCCGCCCGCTGGCTCCAGAAGGCCGCCGGGCAGGGCGACGCGGACGCCCAGTTCAACCTGGCCGTGAAGTACGACAAGGGCCAGGGCGTCCACAAGGACCCGGCCCAGGCAGCCCTCTGGATGGAGCGCGCCGCCGCCCAGGGCGACGTTCAGGCCCAGATGGCCCTCTCCCAGTGGTACGAGCAGGGACAGGGCGTGGCCAAGGACATGACCCAGGCCGTGCGCTGGCTCACGGAGGCCGCCCAGAAGGGCGACGCCCGCGCCCAGTGGCTCCTGGGGCGGCGCTACGCCGCCGGGCTGGGCGTGAAGCAGAACCAGGTGGAGGCCTCCAAATGGATGACCCGGGCCGCCGACCGGGGCGACGCCAAGGCCCAGAACGACCTGGGCGTGCGCTGCTTCGAGGGCCAGGGCGTGAAGAAGAATCCCGCCGCGGGCTATGCCTGGCTGCTCCTGGCCGCCGCGCAGGGCGACGCGGAGGCCCGCGCCAATCTGGCCTACGCCGAGACCCTGGTCTCGCCCAGGCAGAAAGCCCAGGCCGAAAAGGCCGCCAAGGCCTGGAAGGTGAAACGCTGA
- the tssJ gene encoding type VI secretion system lipoprotein TssJ encodes MRTLILLAALLALAACGGGGKTAPPSQFTNPSYSPQTMNWAFAPKALEFTFVSDPFLNEYEGAAHTLAICVYQLQTPTAFQQLAATAPGISKLLECQSFDASVVSFQRVIVQPGRNETVTLDRGEKAKFVAIACGYYDLNLGTATKVYEIPVSSDSAGWLWWKETTYQPGKLSKKIQLGKTGIQTMGDGS; translated from the coding sequence ATGCGCACCCTGATCCTCCTGGCGGCCCTCCTGGCCCTGGCCGCCTGCGGCGGAGGCGGCAAGACCGCGCCGCCCTCCCAGTTCACCAACCCCTCCTACAGCCCCCAGACCATGAACTGGGCCTTCGCGCCCAAGGCTCTGGAGTTCACCTTCGTCTCCGACCCCTTCCTCAACGAGTACGAGGGCGCGGCCCACACCCTGGCCATCTGCGTCTACCAGCTCCAGACCCCCACGGCCTTCCAGCAGCTGGCCGCCACGGCCCCGGGCATCTCCAAGCTCTTGGAATGCCAGAGCTTCGACGCCTCAGTGGTGAGCTTCCAGCGGGTGATCGTCCAGCCCGGACGCAACGAGACCGTCACCCTCGACCGGGGCGAGAAGGCCAAGTTCGTGGCCATCGCCTGCGGCTACTACGACCTCAACCTGGGCACGGCCACCAAAGTCTACGAAATCCCCGTGAGTTCCGACTCGGCGGGGTGGCTCTGGTGGAAGGAAACCACCTATCAGCCCGGCAAGCTCTCCAAGAAGATCCAGCTGGGCAAAACCGGCATCCAGACCATGGGGGACGGCTCGTGA